A part of Onthophagus taurus isolate NC chromosome 7, IU_Otau_3.0, whole genome shotgun sequence genomic DNA contains:
- the LOC111422516 gene encoding kelch-like protein 17 isoform X3 gives MWFINTLLEECEQFLMKSLNISNALLIWTNFRLLDQNQIKTRAEDLLGCHFTDIMNSDKFMELEIEELIELLSKDSLLIKAESQVFECAISWIKHDQERRKVYIADIIECVRMSLIPRTYLNDCLLQNELIKNNHELIYKIYSQFASEAKPRMARNVLFVMGKSPQNQCSVEYYNFNTDTWHKMPTITESHNQISFSYIKDVLYVVYNKSAGSDLVIAKYNLIRGMLFDHKTLTNLKTSFEEVIILNNFIYIFSTRNRNGYSAVPEKVDLITGTITSITSMNIARRDVALCGLDNFIYAIGGTDGNQALKYAERYNIHTNVWERLSDMNYPRKRAVAASVKGLLYVFGDLNNVGGAFNTISVYDPENKLWTDIPSEISFCCTEPLSITSDENMIYVFGKDNALGSGTNRVAVFNPETKTWNKDLIKSSISLTKTIYGAAFMKNFKSS, from the exons ATGTGGTTCATAAATACTTTATTGGAAGAGtgtgaacaatttttgatgaaatctCTTAACATTTCTAATGCATTGTTAATTTGGACCAATTTTCGTTTACTTGACCAAAACCAAATAAAAACGAGAGCTGAAGATCTATTGGGATGTCATTTTAC tgaCATAATGAACTCCGACAAATTTATGGAActagaaattgaagaattaATCGAGCTATTAAGCAAAgattcattattaattaaagcagaAAGTCAAGTATTTGAATGCGCAATTTCTTGGATAAAACACGatcaagaaagaagaaaagtttatATTGCTGATATAATAGAATGTGTTCGAATGAGTTTGATACCAAGGACCTATTTGAATGATTGTCTGcttcaaaatgaattaattaagaacAATCATGagttgatttataaaatttattcgcAATTTGCGTCAGAAGCAAAGCCTCGGATGGCCAGAAATGTGTTGTTCGTTATGGGCAAATCACCACAAAATCAAT GCTCTGTGGAATATTATAACTTTAATACTGATACCTGGCACAAAATGCCCACCATAACTGAATCACATAATCAAATTTCCTTCAGTTATATAAAAGACGTACTGTATGTGGTTTATAACAAATCCGCAGGAAGTGACCTTGTAATTGCAAAATACAACTTAATCAGAGGAATGTTATTTGATCACAAAACGTTAACAAATCTTAAAACATCATTTGAAGAGGtgatcattttaaataattttatttatatatttagtaCTAGAAATAGAAATGGTTATTCAGCAGTCCCAGAAAAGGTTGATTTAATAACTGGCACAATAACAAGTATTACCTCCATGAATATTGCAAGAAGAGACGTTGCTTTATGCGGTTTAGACAATTTTATATATGCG ATTGGGGGAACGGATGGCAATCAAGCCTTGAAATATGCGGAACGTTACAATATACATACAAATGTATGGGAACGTCTCTCGGATATGAACTATCCAAGAAAACGTGCAG TTGCTGCATCTGTTAAAGGACTATTATATGTATTCGGAGATTTAAATAATGTTGGTGGTGCGTTTAACACTATTTCAGTATACGATCCCGAAAATAAATTGTGGACCGATATACCTTCAGAAATTAGTTTTTGTTGTACTGAACCACTATCAATAACATCTGATGAAAATATGATATACGTGTTTGGCAAAGATAATGCGCTAGGTAGTGGTACCAATCGCGTTGCAGTTTTTAATCCAGAAACGAAAACTTGGAACAAAGACTTAATTAAATCAAGTATCTCCTTAACTAAAACAATTTATGGGGCTGCATTTATgaagaattttaaatcaagttgA
- the LOC111422516 gene encoding kelch-like protein 4 isoform X4, translating into METQKIYKKQEVIVEIFQRLSAMRDSKLCDITLVVDDVKIHAHKVVLAACSEFMKTLLTGDFKEYQQPTIKLSEINAEAANQVVNYMYGSSIKITIDNVFNILRISRMWFINTLLEECEQFLMKSLNISNALLIWTNFRLLDQNQIKTRAEDLLGCHFTTRNRNGYSAVPEKVDLITGTITSITSMNIARRDVALCGLDNFIYAIGGTDGNQALKYAERYNIHTNVWERLSDMNYPRKRAVAASVKGLLYVFGDLNNVGGAFNTISVYDPENKLWTDIPSEISFCCTEPLSITSDENMIYVFGKDNALGSGTNRVAVFNPETKTWNKDLIKSSISLTKTIYGAAFMKNFKSS; encoded by the exons ATGGAAACACAAaagatatataaaaaacaagaggTCATAGttgaaatatttcaaaggTTGTCTGCAATGAGAGA TAGTAAATTATGCGACATAACTTTGGTAGTGGATGATGTCAAAATACATGCGCACAAAGTTGTGCTTGCTGCTTGTTCAGAATTTATGAAAACATTATTAACAGGGGACTTTAAAGAATATCAACAACCAACGATTAAATTATCAGAAATAAATGCCGAAGCAGCAAACCAAGTAGTTAACTATATGTATGGCTCATCCATCAAAATAACGATAGATAACGTTTTT AACATACTTCGTATTTCACGGATGTGGTTCATAAATACTTTATTGGAAGAGtgtgaacaatttttgatgaaatctCTTAACATTTCTAATGCATTGTTAATTTGGACCAATTTTCGTTTACTTGACCAAAACCAAATAAAAACGAGAGCTGAAGATCTATTGGGATGTCATTTTAC taCTAGAAATAGAAATGGTTATTCAGCAGTCCCAGAAAAGGTTGATTTAATAACTGGCACAATAACAAGTATTACCTCCATGAATATTGCAAGAAGAGACGTTGCTTTATGCGGTTTAGACAATTTTATATATGCG ATTGGGGGAACGGATGGCAATCAAGCCTTGAAATATGCGGAACGTTACAATATACATACAAATGTATGGGAACGTCTCTCGGATATGAACTATCCAAGAAAACGTGCAG TTGCTGCATCTGTTAAAGGACTATTATATGTATTCGGAGATTTAAATAATGTTGGTGGTGCGTTTAACACTATTTCAGTATACGATCCCGAAAATAAATTGTGGACCGATATACCTTCAGAAATTAGTTTTTGTTGTACTGAACCACTATCAATAACATCTGATGAAAATATGATATACGTGTTTGGCAAAGATAATGCGCTAGGTAGTGGTACCAATCGCGTTGCAGTTTTTAATCCAGAAACGAAAACTTGGAACAAAGACTTAATTAAATCAAGTATCTCCTTAACTAAAACAATTTATGGGGCTGCATTTATgaagaattttaaatcaagttgA
- the LOC111422515 gene encoding kelch-like protein 3, which translates to METQKIYQQQEVVVEIFQRLSAMRDSKLCDITLVVDGVKIHAHKVVLAACSEFMKTLLTGDFKEYQQPTIKLSEINAEAANHVVNYMYGSSIEITIDNVFNILHISRLWFVNTLLKECEQFLMKTLNISNALLIWTNFRLVDNMLIKRRAENLVGYYFTHIMNSGKFMELKIEELIELLSKDSLLIKAERQIFECVISWIKHNQERRKVYLADIIGSGCIRMSLLSRTYLNNCLLRNELIKNNYELINKVQSQFTLEAKPRKVKHNKVLLVMGESPQNSCSVEYYNINTETWHKLPTIIESFHAISFSYIKDVLYVVYRRCLRNNPEIAKCDLTRGILFGRKTLTNLKTSFEEVIILNHFIYSFSTTITFGFSSAVAEKVDLITGTTTTIMPMNVRRRDVALCVLDNFIYAIGGTDGVEALKCVERYNIEKNLWERLSDMNYPRKRAVAASVKGLLYVIGGLDKYNSVLNTISVYDPNNKLWTDIPSEINFCCTEPLSITSYKNMIYVFGKVDSYHHLDTNRVVVFNPETKTWNEDLIKSSSCLTKTIYGAALMDVLETMRDIPV; encoded by the exons ATGGAAACACAAAAGATATATCAACAACAAGAGGTCGTAGTTGAAATATTTCAGAGGTTGTCTGCAATGAGAGA TAGTAAATTATGCGACATAACTTTGGTTGTGGATGGTGTCAAAATACATGCGCACAAAGTTGTGCTTGCTGCTTGTTCCGAATTTATGAAAACATTATTAACAGGAGACTTTAAAGAATATCAACAACCAACGATCAAATTATCAGAAATAAATGCCGAAGCAGCGAACCACGTCGTTAACTATATGTATGGCTCATCCATCGAAATAACGATAGATAACGTTTTT AACATACTCCATATTTCACGGTTGTGGTTCGTAAATACTTTGTTGAAAGAGtgtgaacaatttttgatgaaaaccCTTAATATTTCTAATGCATTGTTAATTTGGACTAATTTTCGTTTAGTTGACAATATGCTAATAAAAAGAAGAGCTGAAAATCTTGTGGGATATTATTTTAC TCATATAATGAACTCCGGaaaatttatggaattaaaaattgaagaattaaTCGAACTTCTAAGCAAAgattcattattaattaaagcggaGAGACAAATATTTGAATGCGTAATTTCTTGGATAAAACACAatcaagaaagaagaaaagtttatCTTGCTGATATAATAGGATCAGGATGTATTCGGATGAGTTTGTTATCCAGGAcctatttaaataattgtttgcttcgaaatgaattaattaagaacAATTATGAGCTTATTAATAAAGTTCAATCCCAATTTACATTAGAAGCAAAGCCTCGGAAAGTCAAGCATAATAAAGTATTGTTGGTTATGGGCGAATCACCACAAAATTCCT GCTCTGTGGaatattataacattaatacAGAAACCTGGCACAAATTGCCCACCATAATTGAATCTTTTCATGCAATTTCCTTCAGTTATATAAAAGACGTACTGTATGTCGTTTATAGAAGATGCCTAAGAAATAACCCTGAAATTGCAAAATGCGACTTAACCAGGGGAATATTATTTGGGCGCAAAACGTTAACAAATCTTAAAACATCATTTGAAGAGGTGAtcattttgaatcattttatttattcatttagtACAACaattacttttggtttttcATCAGCAGTCGCAGAAAAGGTTGATTTAATAACTGgcacaacaacaacaattatGCCAATGAATGTTAGAAGAAGAGACGTTGCTTTATGCGTTTTAGACAATTTTATATACGCG ATTGGAGGAACGGATGGGGTTGAAGCCTTGAAATGTGTGGAACGTtacaatatagaaaaaaatttatgggaACGCCTCTCGGATATGAACTACCCAAGAAAACGTGCTG ttgCTGCATCTGTTAAAGGACTATTATATGTGATCGGAGGTTTGGATAAATATAATAGTGTGTTAAACACTATTTCAGTATACGATCCCAATAATAAATTGTGGACCGATATACCttcagaaattaatttttgttgtaccgAACCATTATCGATAACatcttataaaaatatgatataCGTATTTGGCAAAGTTGATTCGTATCATCACCTAGATACGAATCGCGTTGTAGTTTTTAATCCAGAAACAAAAACTTGGaatgaagatttaattaaatcaagtaGCTGCTTGACTAAAACAATTTATGGGGCTGCATTAATGGATGTTTTGGAAACTATGAGAGATATTCCAGTTTAA
- the LOC111422516 gene encoding kelch-like protein 17 isoform X1, translating into METQKIYKKQEVIVEIFQRLSAMRDSKLCDITLVVDDVKIHAHKVVLAACSEFMKTLLTGDFKEYQQPTIKLSEINAEAANQVVNYMYGSSIKITIDNVFNILRISRMWFINTLLEECEQFLMKSLNISNALLIWTNFRLLDQNQIKTRAEDLLGCHFTDIMNSDKFMELEIEELIELLSKDSLLIKAESQVFECAISWIKHDQERRKVYIADIIECVRMSLIPRTYLNDCLLQNELIKNNHELIYKIYSQFASEAKPRMARNVLFVMGKSPQNQCSVEYYNFNTDTWHKMPTITESHNQISFSYIKDVLYVVYNKSAGSDLVIAKYNLIRGMLFDHKTLTNLKTSFEEVIILNNFIYIFSTRNRNGYSAVPEKVDLITGTITSITSMNIARRDVALCGLDNFIYAIGGTDGNQALKYAERYNIHTNVWERLSDMNYPRKRAVAASVKGLLYVFGDLNNVGGAFNTISVYDPENKLWTDIPSEISFCCTEPLSITSDENMIYVFGKDNALGSGTNRVAVFNPETKTWNKDLIKSSISLTKTIYGAAFMKNFKSS; encoded by the exons ATGGAAACACAAaagatatataaaaaacaagaggTCATAGttgaaatatttcaaaggTTGTCTGCAATGAGAGA TAGTAAATTATGCGACATAACTTTGGTAGTGGATGATGTCAAAATACATGCGCACAAAGTTGTGCTTGCTGCTTGTTCAGAATTTATGAAAACATTATTAACAGGGGACTTTAAAGAATATCAACAACCAACGATTAAATTATCAGAAATAAATGCCGAAGCAGCAAACCAAGTAGTTAACTATATGTATGGCTCATCCATCAAAATAACGATAGATAACGTTTTT AACATACTTCGTATTTCACGGATGTGGTTCATAAATACTTTATTGGAAGAGtgtgaacaatttttgatgaaatctCTTAACATTTCTAATGCATTGTTAATTTGGACCAATTTTCGTTTACTTGACCAAAACCAAATAAAAACGAGAGCTGAAGATCTATTGGGATGTCATTTTAC tgaCATAATGAACTCCGACAAATTTATGGAActagaaattgaagaattaATCGAGCTATTAAGCAAAgattcattattaattaaagcagaAAGTCAAGTATTTGAATGCGCAATTTCTTGGATAAAACACGatcaagaaagaagaaaagtttatATTGCTGATATAATAGAATGTGTTCGAATGAGTTTGATACCAAGGACCTATTTGAATGATTGTCTGcttcaaaatgaattaattaagaacAATCATGagttgatttataaaatttattcgcAATTTGCGTCAGAAGCAAAGCCTCGGATGGCCAGAAATGTGTTGTTCGTTATGGGCAAATCACCACAAAATCAAT GCTCTGTGGAATATTATAACTTTAATACTGATACCTGGCACAAAATGCCCACCATAACTGAATCACATAATCAAATTTCCTTCAGTTATATAAAAGACGTACTGTATGTGGTTTATAACAAATCCGCAGGAAGTGACCTTGTAATTGCAAAATACAACTTAATCAGAGGAATGTTATTTGATCACAAAACGTTAACAAATCTTAAAACATCATTTGAAGAGGtgatcattttaaataattttatttatatatttagtaCTAGAAATAGAAATGGTTATTCAGCAGTCCCAGAAAAGGTTGATTTAATAACTGGCACAATAACAAGTATTACCTCCATGAATATTGCAAGAAGAGACGTTGCTTTATGCGGTTTAGACAATTTTATATATGCG ATTGGGGGAACGGATGGCAATCAAGCCTTGAAATATGCGGAACGTTACAATATACATACAAATGTATGGGAACGTCTCTCGGATATGAACTATCCAAGAAAACGTGCAG TTGCTGCATCTGTTAAAGGACTATTATATGTATTCGGAGATTTAAATAATGTTGGTGGTGCGTTTAACACTATTTCAGTATACGATCCCGAAAATAAATTGTGGACCGATATACCTTCAGAAATTAGTTTTTGTTGTACTGAACCACTATCAATAACATCTGATGAAAATATGATATACGTGTTTGGCAAAGATAATGCGCTAGGTAGTGGTACCAATCGCGTTGCAGTTTTTAATCCAGAAACGAAAACTTGGAACAAAGACTTAATTAAATCAAGTATCTCCTTAACTAAAACAATTTATGGGGCTGCATTTATgaagaattttaaatcaagttgA
- the LOC111422516 gene encoding kelch-like protein 17 isoform X2, which produces METQKIYKKQEVIVEIFQRLSAMRDKLCDITLVVDDVKIHAHKVVLAACSEFMKTLLTGDFKEYQQPTIKLSEINAEAANQVVNYMYGSSIKITIDNVFNILRISRMWFINTLLEECEQFLMKSLNISNALLIWTNFRLLDQNQIKTRAEDLLGCHFTDIMNSDKFMELEIEELIELLSKDSLLIKAESQVFECAISWIKHDQERRKVYIADIIECVRMSLIPRTYLNDCLLQNELIKNNHELIYKIYSQFASEAKPRMARNVLFVMGKSPQNQCSVEYYNFNTDTWHKMPTITESHNQISFSYIKDVLYVVYNKSAGSDLVIAKYNLIRGMLFDHKTLTNLKTSFEEVIILNNFIYIFSTRNRNGYSAVPEKVDLITGTITSITSMNIARRDVALCGLDNFIYAIGGTDGNQALKYAERYNIHTNVWERLSDMNYPRKRAVAASVKGLLYVFGDLNNVGGAFNTISVYDPENKLWTDIPSEISFCCTEPLSITSDENMIYVFGKDNALGSGTNRVAVFNPETKTWNKDLIKSSISLTKTIYGAAFMKNFKSS; this is translated from the exons ATGGAAACACAAaagatatataaaaaacaagaggTCATAGttgaaatatttcaaaggTTGTCTGCAATGAGAGA TAAATTATGCGACATAACTTTGGTAGTGGATGATGTCAAAATACATGCGCACAAAGTTGTGCTTGCTGCTTGTTCAGAATTTATGAAAACATTATTAACAGGGGACTTTAAAGAATATCAACAACCAACGATTAAATTATCAGAAATAAATGCCGAAGCAGCAAACCAAGTAGTTAACTATATGTATGGCTCATCCATCAAAATAACGATAGATAACGTTTTT AACATACTTCGTATTTCACGGATGTGGTTCATAAATACTTTATTGGAAGAGtgtgaacaatttttgatgaaatctCTTAACATTTCTAATGCATTGTTAATTTGGACCAATTTTCGTTTACTTGACCAAAACCAAATAAAAACGAGAGCTGAAGATCTATTGGGATGTCATTTTAC tgaCATAATGAACTCCGACAAATTTATGGAActagaaattgaagaattaATCGAGCTATTAAGCAAAgattcattattaattaaagcagaAAGTCAAGTATTTGAATGCGCAATTTCTTGGATAAAACACGatcaagaaagaagaaaagtttatATTGCTGATATAATAGAATGTGTTCGAATGAGTTTGATACCAAGGACCTATTTGAATGATTGTCTGcttcaaaatgaattaattaagaacAATCATGagttgatttataaaatttattcgcAATTTGCGTCAGAAGCAAAGCCTCGGATGGCCAGAAATGTGTTGTTCGTTATGGGCAAATCACCACAAAATCAAT GCTCTGTGGAATATTATAACTTTAATACTGATACCTGGCACAAAATGCCCACCATAACTGAATCACATAATCAAATTTCCTTCAGTTATATAAAAGACGTACTGTATGTGGTTTATAACAAATCCGCAGGAAGTGACCTTGTAATTGCAAAATACAACTTAATCAGAGGAATGTTATTTGATCACAAAACGTTAACAAATCTTAAAACATCATTTGAAGAGGtgatcattttaaataattttatttatatatttagtaCTAGAAATAGAAATGGTTATTCAGCAGTCCCAGAAAAGGTTGATTTAATAACTGGCACAATAACAAGTATTACCTCCATGAATATTGCAAGAAGAGACGTTGCTTTATGCGGTTTAGACAATTTTATATATGCG ATTGGGGGAACGGATGGCAATCAAGCCTTGAAATATGCGGAACGTTACAATATACATACAAATGTATGGGAACGTCTCTCGGATATGAACTATCCAAGAAAACGTGCAG TTGCTGCATCTGTTAAAGGACTATTATATGTATTCGGAGATTTAAATAATGTTGGTGGTGCGTTTAACACTATTTCAGTATACGATCCCGAAAATAAATTGTGGACCGATATACCTTCAGAAATTAGTTTTTGTTGTACTGAACCACTATCAATAACATCTGATGAAAATATGATATACGTGTTTGGCAAAGATAATGCGCTAGGTAGTGGTACCAATCGCGTTGCAGTTTTTAATCCAGAAACGAAAACTTGGAACAAAGACTTAATTAAATCAAGTATCTCCTTAACTAAAACAATTTATGGGGCTGCATTTATgaagaattttaaatcaagttgA